The genome window TCCTTTGAGGATTTCGTCGTCGCTCTCGCTGCCGCGCCAGTAGGCTTTCAGCACGGTTGCGAAATCATAGCCGCCGACGAGATCCTGCAAATGAGCAAGACGTTCGTCGATGACCTGCTCGACCGGAACGCCGTTTCGTTCGCTTTCGCGGGTGCACCCGGTGACGAATTTTTCCACCACGCTTGCAAGCGCACCGCCATCCGGCTTGGTGCGGGTCGCCATGTTGCGGACGGCTTCTGCATAAAGCCCGCGCGCCTGGCCGCCTGTTGCATGGATCCGGCGATCGGGGGCGAGATCCGCATGAACCGTCACCAGTTTTCGTTCCAGCGCGATAAGGCGGGTAAGGTTGAGAAAGAAGGTCTTTCCGGCACCATATTCGCCGATGATGAAGCGGAGTGCGGCTCCGTCGCCGGCGATACGGTCAATATCGCGCACGAGCGCGGAAACCTCTCCGGCGCGACCGACCTGAACATGCTGCAAACCAGTGCGCGGAACGACGCCTGCCGCGAGCGCCTGAAGGATCGTGTCCTTATCCTTGCCGCGGATGGGCTTTTGCGTGCTCATGAGCGCATTTCCTTCGTTTCCCGACATATTTCATGCAACAGCGGCCGCATGTGTTCGGCCACCGTCAGTTCATCGTCATCCTCGAGAACGGGTTCGTCGTAGAGCTCGAAGCCCCATTCGTTGATTGTCTCGATCGCGCCATCCGGCAGCACGCGAAGTTCCTTCGCGCGTCCCTCGAAGGCCGAGCGCTCGACCCGTTGTTCAGTGAGCAGGAAGAGAAGGAGATCTCCGTGTTCCGTATCCAGGCCGTCGAACGGCCGCCGGTGCGAACTTGCCTGGGGACGGTGAGGGGTGACCGAGGCTTCCTCTTCGATGAAAATTTCGGAGAGAAGACTGGAAACGGCACTGGTCTCGGAAAGGATACGGGTCAGTCGATCGTTGTCGATATCCACTTGCGCCCTTGTTGCAGATACAGGTGCCGGTGCCGGAGGCGGCGGAATGGGATGTCCGGGCTCCGATGTTTCCGTCATGACCGTGACGGGCTCCTCGGCGACCACGTTGCCGCTGTGAAGGGCGCCATAGAGCTCTTCCTTCGGGAAGCCCAGCGTTTTCCAGAGCTTCTCGATGAAGACGACTTCCGAGTGCGAGACATGACCGTCGGCAAGGACGACGGCCACGGTGGCCTGCGCGACGCGGCGGCGACCGGCGTCGTCCAGTTTTGCCAGTCCCTTCATGAGCGCGCGGCTGTTGGCGGTGCCGCCAAGGAGGGCGCTGGCGTACGCAAGGAGACGGACGCGCTCGACAGGACCAAGCCCGGGTACCGCACTTATTTCCTGCTGCAGGGTCGCAAGTTCGCTCGCATCCACGACGCCGTCGGCCCAAGCGGCCAGAGCATTGATTTCCACGATGGTCCGCGCCGCGTGGAACTGCGCGCGATCCTGATCCACAGCCGCCGCATTGGCGGCCCGGAAGAAAACGACCGTACCATCGGGGGGAGGCGGAACCGCACCGTAGCGACGGTCGGGTTCATAGCCGATGTCGAGCCGGTCGAGCGCGGCGCCCAGCTTGTTGAAGAGGGAGGCGGGGACCTTCCCCTCTCCCGGCGCTCCCAATCCCACCTTTTCGCAAAGCTCGGCCAAAGCGATCTTGCCCGTTGGCCGTCCGGCAAACGTCTCGGAGATTTTTTGCGAAAGTGCCTTGAGGGGATTGTCATCGTCGCACGACAGGAAGGCCTTTGGCAGAAGCACCGCGGCCTCGGTGCTTTGCGCATCCTCCGGCCGCTTGCCGACAAAGCGGCTGTAGCTCTCCAGGTCGCTCGTGCAGGTCTCCGCGATGGCGGCGAAACCTTTCAGCGGGCTTGTCAGGCTCGTGATGTCAGGAATTGCTGTGGCACCGGTCAGGGTGGCCGTGAAGGTGCCGCTGGCGGCTCGGTAGCCGGTATTCTTCAAGGTGCGCTTTGGCGTGCGGACCTTGAGGCCTTCGGGATGACGTTCCTGAAAACGGATCTTCCAAAGGGTCTGGAACAGATCAAAGCACCGTTTTGCCGGTGTTCGCAGGCGCGTCTCGGGCAATGATACGAACCAGAGCAGGCAATCTTCCGCGTCGAGGACCTGACCATCGGCAAGCCGGGCACCCAGATACAGGCGTGCGGGGAGGGGGAATTCGAAGCCGTGACTTGCCTCGGCGTCGATTTCGGGTCTCGTGCGGAGATTGCCGGAAAGCGGCGAGGCAAATTCGAGGAATTGCGTTGCGTAGTTTCGAAACGATCCGTTTCGGCCATAAATCGAAATCAGGCGCCGCACTTCATCGATGATGGCGTCATTGTCTCGAGACGCCTCATCGACGAAAAAACGTCGCTCGAGGCCATAAAAATAGAGAAAGACGTACCCGATAGAGGCATCGGGATCGTCGCGCGCGGATGCCAGCCATTCGAGATAGGATCGGCGGGCATTCGGATGGATCCGGCTATAGGAGGGCCAATACGGCATGGACTGACCGGCGGGATCACCTCCGCGGCCGATCATGAGGCTGGGATTGACGAGGCAATTCTCCGGTTGATCGAAATCCGTCGCGCAAAGCGATTGTCCGAAATAGAAATTCCCGCCCAATATCTCCAAGCCGGCGATTGCGACCTTGTCTCCGGGAGACACCCAGCGTGCGGGAGATGCCGCTGAAGCGGTTTGCCTTGAGGATTTGTATTGTCGGGACGCACCCGCTTGTTGCCAGCGCTCCTCCGGGATCCCTGACATAGTGGCCTGCGAGGGCGAAGAACTTCCTGTGGCGCCTTCTTGTCGTCTGAAAATGTAGAAAATGACGGCAATACCGGCGAGAATCAGCAAGAGTTCCAAGTCTCTTCCTCCAAGAGCTTGGTTTGAAACAGATTGCAGCATGGCACAGGACCATCCCGCATGGGAAGGTTCCCGTGGCAGAGCCTGTTCCACTGAAATGCGGGGAGTAGTTCAAACCTCACGACCGAACAGGAAGACGAGCTTTTGCGCGATCTCTGGGCAATCACCGAGACGCTGGTCGATCAATCGCTTTCCTTGCCATTTTACCCCCTGCAATTGTCTGTTGCATGTGAGGTATTTGATGCGCTCGAACAGGAAATTGCGGCAGAAGCCACCAAAGCCCAACTGAAGAAGGGCGACGACTTGGCATCGCAAGAAAACAGATGCCGCGAATTCGTAGCCTGCAAGGGCTATCAGGTGGTGTAGACCTTCAGGGCGAAGGCGTCTCCTGCGGCATCGTGGATCGTCCCGCCTTCAAGCAGATGCTTGCCTGGCTTAGAAAAGCCGCGCCGAGGAGCCTGTTGTCCTGATCGATGACATCTCCCGCATGGCCAGAGGCGTTGAAGCGCATTGGAAACTGCGCGCCAGTCGGCGCGGACACGTTGCCGTAGGTTGGGTGCCTGCGGCTGAACGCTGGATCATGCCATGCCGGGTCACGGACATTTCTCCCGGTTCGTCGCCGCTGCGTGCGGCGGTCTGCGGGGCTGTCTCCATGGTTCGACCCCCTTGATGACGATCATGCACCCGCCACAGCAGGGGCAAGACGCTAATGGCGCGTGGCGCGCTGCGTGCCATATCGCTCAACAGCTAGGCGGTGATCTCTCCGTTAAATTTGCATGGCGCGAAAAGGATGCGGCAGCGTTCCCCGGCGTCACCGGCCAGATGACCGTTTGATCTTGCGCGAAATGCCATTTGTTTTTGCGCGCTACAGCACCGCCAAACCCTCTTGAAACTGGTCTTTGCGGCCCCTTTGCCCTATGCGCGGAAGCAGGGTTTTCGAACCGCGAAAACCACCAGCCCGTTCAAGGTGTTAGCGTCGATTTGTGGGAATCGAAAAGGAATGGCGGGCCGAAGCCGACGAAAAAGAGAACTACACCTACGCTATAGCCCTCCAAACTGATTGAAGTCGCTTATTGCATGAGTCGCGGCTAAAAATCGCTCGTACCAATGGAAATCGCGCAACCGAACTCTCCCGTAATTTGTAGCGAATGGCGGCATTGAGCCAAAGCCGCCATTCAAGCCCAACAGGATCGAGCGACCGGGGCCGATCGATCCTGCTCTGCCCCTAACGCTATCGGGCCATCAGCGCGAACACGCCCCACCCCAAATACTCACGCGTGTACTCTGCGTACCGTGTGGGTTCTGACGTCAGATGTGTTCGGACTTCAGACGCGAAGTCATCATCGGGGTTTTCCTCCAGCCAATGGCGCATGGTGAGCCATTTCGCGGCCTCGTACCTATCCCAGCCTTCCCGATCCGCCAGAACCATTTCGACGACATCGTAACCAAGCTCTCCGAAGGAGCCGATCAGGTTCGGAAGCATCAGAAAATCCGAGATCGAACCGGCGCCACATCCCTTGGCGACCTCTTCGCTGGGAGGGGTCTTAAGCCAGTAGGGCTCGCCGATGAGAATGATCCCATTGGGAAGAAGGCTCTTGGCCAGAAGGTCGATAGCACCGGCAACGCCCCCGCCAATCCATGTGGCGCCGACACAGGCGGCTACACCAACCTTTTCATCGGAGACATAGCCCGTAGCGTCATCGTGGATGAAGTTGACCTGATCGGAAACGCCGAGCGCTTCGGCGCGCGCTTTCGCCTGTTCGGAAAACACCCGGCTCATGTCAATGCTTGTGCCATTGATACCGAAATCGCGCGCCCAGGTGCACAGCATCTCTCCCGAGCCACTGCCGAGATCGAGTATGCTGGTGCCAGGCTTCATCCGCAGCACCCTGCCGAGCGTGTCGTACTTGGCGGGGGTGAAAGGGTTGTGAATGCGGTGTCTGCTTTCTGTGATGTTGAAAATGCGGGGAATATCCATTGCTCAGTATCCATTGCTTTGGGAATTGATCGTGCCGCTACCGAGGCGCGTCAGCTGACGACGCGGCCCGGTCACATGCCTGTATTGGCTCAGCATGTTAGGCACCTTGGTTGTCGGGTTGAGCGCGAACGGAGAGCCGTCCGCGTTTCGAGATGCGATATGGACTGCCAGACCGGGACTCGATAAGGCGCTTCTTCCGCAAGCGGATGAAGCCGACGAAAAAGAGAACTACACCTACGCGATAGCCCTCTAAAATTGAGGCTCGAGCGAATGGTTCGAATGAGGCAGACGGTCGCGAAATTCAAACTTCTGCTCCGGCGTTTGCGGCAGAGTTCTCCTGGGAAATCAGCGCCGCCGATTTTTATGCGACGCATAGGATTTCCGCGAAATATCAACTGATTATTCTCTTTACCGCGCTCAACAGAAACTCGTCCTGATAGTGGCCTGCAACGAAGGACAAGCCAACCGGACAGTTGTCCACGGTCAATAGCGGAACAGAGATTTCCGGCAAGCGTGCCACGCCGGAAAACGCGGTGATGGTCATCGTCGGATCATAGAAGTCCATCACCGCTTCAAGCGTGTTCAGGGAGTCTTTCCGGGGAGCGATTTTCGGCGTCGTAGGGAAGCAGATCACCGTTTCCGGGGTGAAGAAGGCGTTGATCTGCCGGAAGAGGCTTTCACACCTCGCCATGTTGTCCAGCGCCGCGATGCGGTCGAACCTCTGGACATTTCCGTAGGCCATCGAGAACGTGAAGCCGAGTTCGGGCTTGCAAGCTTCGATCCAGTTGCCGACCGTGCTCTGGAATTCGGCGGTCTGCAGATCACGCAATCCATTCAGGTTGCAGACCTTCAGCTCGCACGCCTCCCCGACGATTTCGGAAAACCTTACCGGCTCAATCACAATGCCGGTGCGTTCTGCTATTCGATCCAATGCGCTGCCAACTTCATCTCGAACGGCGGCATCCGCGATCTCCAGCGCATCCTGCAAGACGAGCATACGCCGTGGCGACGGCATCGACGATGCGGGAGCGTTCAGCAAGACGCGCATCGCCGCATCGAGCACCTCGAACCGATACGCCAACACGCCTACGGTACTGACGCTTGGCTGGAACGGCAAAACGCCAGCCTCGGAAATCCGATGAAGGGAGGGACGCATCCCCCAAAGACCGCAAAGGCTTGCCGGAACACGGACCGAACCTCCCGCGTCCGTGCAAAGAGAAAAATCCGCAAGACCATTGGCGACGGAAGCAGCCGAGCCGCTGGACGAGCCACCGGGGACGCGATCCGGTGCTTTCGCGTTTCGGGGGGTGCCAAAATAGAAGCTCTCCCCGTCGAGGCTATACGTGAACTCATCCGCCACGACCTTCCCGACGCAGCGCGCTCCAGAGGCAAGCAGTTGATCAACGCAGAGGGCGTTGTGAACAGGTGCGGGATGTGCGTCCCGCCAAGCGGGGCTTCCATAGGAGGTCTTATATCCCGCAAGGTCGATGTTATCTTTCACGGTGAAGTGAAGCCCATCCAGCGAACCGTTACGTACTGGTGCTAGGTCAAGCTGTTCGACCAGTCCGCCGGATGGGTCTGTTGGAGAGTGAGGCATATAGTCTATTTCCTGGCACGAATCTGAACGGATTTTCGGGCAGTTCTACACCGCGGGTCGAGACGATCACGCTCGTCTGTCACAATTTCCCAAAATCTGAGACAGACTCAGCGCCTCTATCACCTGTTTCAGGGGACACCATTCTTAACGATCAACGGCCGCAAAGGGGTCAGAAGCGGGCATTCTGATTTTCAAGATTTGGCGGGCTGTAGCGTAAAAACTGCGGCTTGCTATCCCACCCGGTGGAATGCGGTGTTCGGCGGCAATATCGCACCGTAGAGGGCAATCGGCGGGAATGGCGGAGAGAGAGGGATTCGAACCCTCGATACGGTTTCCCGTATACACGCGTTCCAGGCGTGCGCCTTAAACCACTCGGCCACCTCTCCGCAGCCAGACCCGTCTTGCGTGCGGCGGGGAGGGCGAGGTGCCCCTGTCCCAAACACCGCATGACGGGATCCGTGCGACTGGCATTTGCGCTTCGAAAAACGCCAAAAATGCCGTCCGCAAGTCGCGCACTATACTGAGAGCGCGGCCAAGTTCAAGCGCTGATCCGCATCCCCTCCCTCTTTTCAACATCACGGCTTCATTGCGCATTTCGGGCCCCGACCGACGGTACCGGCCGGGGCATCGGCAACGCTTTCGGGCCTGTCCGGGAGGAAGCCCGGGACCCAAGGCGCCGGTGGAGGGTGCCGGCCGGCGCACAAACGCGGTGCGACGCACCGCTCTCGCAGTGTCACGCTTTCGCGATACGCGCGCCGTGGCGTTGCACAGAGGGCAGGGCGGGCCTATCTTTCGGGTCGAGGCAAGCGCGACAGGCAGGCGCCCGCGCCACGGAGGTCGGTTCGGCCGGCTCGAACGGCCCCCAACGGCGATTTACGGGCGATGACCTGCACCGCATGCGCGGCCCGTCGGGCGCGCATGCGTTCGACACGGCGAGAGGTTTTACATGTTTCGATTTCTGGCGCGACTGGTCGGTCTCTGGTTCGTCGCGATGGCACTGGTGGCGCTTGTCATCGACGGCACCAAGACGATTGCCGCATCGGCCTGGGTGGCAACACCTCTCGGGCAATACTGGTACGATTTTGCACCGGCTTCGCTTAACACCGCGCAGGCGGCGGTGCAGCGTCATGTCGCCCCGTTTCTCTGGGACCCGGTGATCCAGACGCTGCTGACCGCACCGGTGTGGGCAAGCTTCGCGCCACTCGGCTTCATCCTGTTGTGGATGGGCGAACGGCGCTGGTTCCGCAGGCGGCGCGCAAGCCCGATCTGACGCGGCCGCACGCCCTCGGGTGGTTGGCCGTTTCCTTTTCCTTGCCCTCGACAGGAGGCGTTCATGTCGTTCATGACCATGCTCAGCAACAAGTTTTCGCTCGTCGACCACGCCGCCGCCCTTCCCGGGCGCGATACGGCGATCATGACGCCGGGCCGCCATGCGGTGACGGACGTGCCCATCGATCTCGCACCCGGCGAGGGCCAGGAAGAGGTGCTCATCGGACTTGGCTGTTTCTGGGGCGCGGAACGGCTCTTCTGGCAGCTTCCAGGCGTTGTGGTCACGGCTGTCGGTTATGCGGGCGGCCCGACTCCTAACCCGACCTACAACGAGGTCTGCACCGGTCGCACCGGCCATACCGAAGCGGTTCGCGTGGTTTTCGACACGACAGTGGTGTCGCGGGAAGATCTCTTGCGTGCGTTCTGGGAGGGACACGATCCGACCCAGGGCATGCGGCAAGGCAATGACACGGGCACGCAGTATCGCTCGGCGATCTATTACACCACACCTGAGATGAAGGACGCGGCGGAGGCCTCGGCCGCTGCCTACACGCAGGCCCTGCGCGAGGCCGGGCATTCCCGCGCGATCACCACCGAAATCAGGCCGATGGAGGCCTTCTATTTCGCCGAGGAGCCGCACCAGCAGTATCTCGCTAAAAACCCCGGCGGCTATTGCGGCCTTGGAGGAACGGGTGTGGCATGCCCCGCGCCGGCACCGGCCGGATAGGGACGGCGCCGTCCGCACACGCCGGTTTCTGACAAAAGGCACGCCTTCGGGCGTGCCTTTTGGTTTGTCCGGTTCGCGGCCTTTTCACTGCCTGAAGGATTTGCAGAGCCTTCGGCACACCTTTCTTCGCTTCATCGCATGTTAAAGAATCATGGGCATTCTCGTCACCATACGGAAGGTTCAATGCCGTATCTGCACCAATAGTCCGTCTGGCTCCGAGAAACGAGATGACCCGTACGTGGCGAATTCTCCTGACGGTGTACTTCACCTTTGTCACGTGTGCGATGGCGATGGCGATGTTTGCGCCCGGTGCCAGCAGCCGGGTCGCCGTGATCGTATGGCCGGGC of Stappia sp. ES.058 contains these proteins:
- a CDS encoding TerB N-terminal domain-containing protein translates to MLQSVSNQALGGRDLELLLILAGIAVIFYIFRRQEGATGSSSPSQATMSGIPEERWQQAGASRQYKSSRQTASAASPARWVSPGDKVAIAGLEILGGNFYFGQSLCATDFDQPENCLVNPSLMIGRGGDPAGQSMPYWPSYSRIHPNARRSYLEWLASARDDPDASIGYVFLYFYGLERRFFVDEASRDNDAIIDEVRRLISIYGRNGSFRNYATQFLEFASPLSGNLRTRPEIDAEASHGFEFPLPARLYLGARLADGQVLDAEDCLLWFVSLPETRLRTPAKRCFDLFQTLWKIRFQERHPEGLKVRTPKRTLKNTGYRAASGTFTATLTGATAIPDITSLTSPLKGFAAIAETCTSDLESYSRFVGKRPEDAQSTEAAVLLPKAFLSCDDDNPLKALSQKISETFAGRPTGKIALAELCEKVGLGAPGEGKVPASLFNKLGAALDRLDIGYEPDRRYGAVPPPPDGTVVFFRAANAAAVDQDRAQFHAARTIVEINALAAWADGVVDASELATLQQEISAVPGLGPVERVRLLAYASALLGGTANSRALMKGLAKLDDAGRRRVAQATVAVVLADGHVSHSEVVFIEKLWKTLGFPKEELYGALHSGNVVAEEPVTVMTETSEPGHPIPPPPAPAPVSATRAQVDIDNDRLTRILSETSAVSSLLSEIFIEEEASVTPHRPQASSHRRPFDGLDTEHGDLLLFLLTEQRVERSAFEGRAKELRVLPDGAIETINEWGFELYDEPVLEDDDELTVAEHMRPLLHEICRETKEMRS
- a CDS encoding cyclopropane-fatty-acyl-phospholipid synthase family protein; this encodes MDIPRIFNITESRHRIHNPFTPAKYDTLGRVLRMKPGTSILDLGSGSGEMLCTWARDFGINGTSIDMSRVFSEQAKARAEALGVSDQVNFIHDDATGYVSDEKVGVAACVGATWIGGGVAGAIDLLAKSLLPNGIILIGEPYWLKTPPSEEVAKGCGAGSISDFLMLPNLIGSFGELGYDVVEMVLADREGWDRYEAAKWLTMRHWLEENPDDDFASEVRTHLTSEPTRYAEYTREYLGWGVFALMAR
- a CDS encoding YjhX family toxin; this encodes MRKKRLIESRSGSPYRISKRGRLSVRAQPDNQGA
- a CDS encoding amidase family protein, yielding MPHSPTDPSGGLVEQLDLAPVRNGSLDGLHFTVKDNIDLAGYKTSYGSPAWRDAHPAPVHNALCVDQLLASGARCVGKVVADEFTYSLDGESFYFGTPRNAKAPDRVPGGSSSGSAASVANGLADFSLCTDAGGSVRVPASLCGLWGMRPSLHRISEAGVLPFQPSVSTVGVLAYRFEVLDAAMRVLLNAPASSMPSPRRMLVLQDALEIADAAVRDEVGSALDRIAERTGIVIEPVRFSEIVGEACELKVCNLNGLRDLQTAEFQSTVGNWIEACKPELGFTFSMAYGNVQRFDRIAALDNMARCESLFRQINAFFTPETVICFPTTPKIAPRKDSLNTLEAVMDFYDPTMTITAFSGVARLPEISVPLLTVDNCPVGLSFVAGHYQDEFLLSAVKRIIS
- the msrA gene encoding peptide-methionine (S)-S-oxide reductase MsrA, with protein sequence MSFMTMLSNKFSLVDHAAALPGRDTAIMTPGRHAVTDVPIDLAPGEGQEEVLIGLGCFWGAERLFWQLPGVVVTAVGYAGGPTPNPTYNEVCTGRTGHTEAVRVVFDTTVVSREDLLRAFWEGHDPTQGMRQGNDTGTQYRSAIYYTTPEMKDAAEASAAAYTQALREAGHSRAITTEIRPMEAFYFAEEPHQQYLAKNPGGYCGLGGTGVACPAPAPAG